The following are from one region of the Verrucomicrobia bacterium CG1_02_43_26 genome:
- a CDS encoding tRNA (adenosine(37)-N6)-threonylcarbamoyltransferase complex ATPase subunit type 1 TsaE, giving the protein MTFLEKWQTGILSHSAEETEQLAAELANEIPEDWVLALHGTLGVGKTTFVRGLARAWGITGTITSPTYTLFNIYKGKRNLVHLDAYRIESQAEMENLLLEEFLVPPFCLAVEWPRNELLVDWNEKCWHLYLSIKGENQHFIQLKF; this is encoded by the coding sequence ATGACCTTTTTAGAAAAATGGCAAACGGGCATCTTGAGCCACTCAGCGGAAGAAACAGAACAGCTGGCTGCCGAGCTCGCTAACGAGATTCCTGAAGATTGGGTGCTGGCGCTGCATGGCACACTAGGTGTCGGGAAAACCACTTTTGTGCGTGGGCTAGCGCGAGCTTGGGGGATTACTGGTACTATAACAAGCCCTACATACACGTTATTTAATATTTATAAAGGAAAGCGTAACCTTGTGCATCTAGACGCTTATAGAATTGAAAGCCAAGCCGAGATGGAAAACTTGCTTCTGGAAGAATTTTTAGTCCCCCCGTTTTGCCTTGCTGTAGAATGGCCTCGCAACGAGCTTCTTGTAGACTGGAATGAAAAATGCTGGCATCTTTACCTTTCTATAAAAGGCGAGAACCAGCATTTTATACAATTAAAATTCTAA
- a CDS encoding acetolactate synthase, whose amino-acid sequence MNYETKRRPRHTPIMQLSVFSENKVGRLNELIGVLASNNIHIMGVCSVDTTDSSVIRILVDYIEQARALLEENNFTYAENEVIVVEINDESSIKKVTCSLVEAEINIHYIYSLLMRPHGRTGLVIRLEDNELAKDVLNRHNVYVLSQEDIAR is encoded by the coding sequence ATGAACTATGAGACAAAAAGACGCCCAAGACATACCCCAATAATGCAATTATCTGTTTTCTCAGAAAACAAGGTCGGTCGTTTAAATGAGCTAATAGGTGTCTTAGCTTCCAATAACATCCACATCATGGGTGTCTGCAGTGTTGATACAACAGATAGTTCTGTTATCAGAATCCTTGTAGACTATATCGAACAAGCCCGCGCACTCCTCGAGGAAAACAATTTTACCTATGCGGAAAACGAAGTCATTGTTGTCGAAATTAATGATGAATCTAGTATCAAAAAAGTGACTTGTTCCCTCGTGGAAGCAGAGATCAATATTCACTATATCTACTCCTTGTTAATGCGCCCACATGGTCGCACTGGCTTAGTGATTCGTTTGGAGGATAACGAGCTCGCCAAAGATGTTCTGAATAGGCATAACGTCTACGTGTTATCCCAAGAGGATATCGCTCGGTAG
- a CDS encoding flagellar export chaperone FliS: MSYKKFAKTYKTTAMETASPGKIILMLFDGALKFIATAKVGFGEADARIRNETINNNVVKARNIVLELQASLDRSVGGEFAQKMFELYDYMYAKLNEANVKKELNPLEDVESKLMVIRDAWNEMLTKGETTEVESNSISCSA, translated from the coding sequence ATGAGTTATAAAAAGTTCGCAAAAACATACAAAACAACGGCAATGGAAACGGCATCCCCTGGAAAGATTATCTTAATGTTGTTCGATGGTGCCTTGAAGTTCATAGCTACGGCAAAAGTTGGCTTTGGAGAGGCAGATGCCCGAATTCGTAACGAGACGATTAATAACAACGTTGTCAAGGCGAGGAATATAGTACTGGAGTTACAAGCGAGCTTGGATCGCTCTGTGGGCGGTGAATTTGCACAAAAGATGTTTGAGTTGTATGATTACATGTATGCCAAGTTAAATGAGGCAAATGTGAAGAAAGAGCTCAACCCGTTGGAAGATGTGGAATCGAAATTGATGGTGATAAGGGACGCGTGGAATGAAATGCTAACAAAGGGGGAAACGACAGAAGTTGAATCCAACAGCATTTCTTGCAGCGCGTAA
- a CDS encoding UDP-4-amino-4,6-dideoxy-N-acetyl-beta-L-altrosamine transaminase translates to MPQSVIPYSCQTIDDSDIESVINVLKSNFLTQGPACAQFEEALKTVTGAEHAIAVSNGTAALHLACLAMGADSNFVGITSPITFAASANCLLYAGSEVVFCDVDPINGLMDLTSLADTVARIDSRGAIIPVNINGKCCDLPEINKIALEKGWQVLEDAAHSLGGSYADTTGKRYQSGSCSHSTASILSFHPVKHICTGEGGAVLTNDKSVAEHIRLLRSHGIHRPGLPEQPAWFYEQIELGWNYRLTEMQAALGVSQLKRLPQFITRRRQIAQRYYEELNKAPFDHVFSLPVDDPGHVYHLFAIQCKASTVRDDLHRFLKEKNIMTQIHYIPVYKHPYYERRFGKIRLPGAEAYFKGCLSIPIYPKMTEADQDRVIAALTTFCTQG, encoded by the coding sequence ATGCCCCAAAGCGTGATCCCTTATTCTTGCCAGACAATTGATGACAGTGACATCGAGTCTGTTATCAATGTCTTAAAATCGAATTTTTTAACACAAGGGCCCGCGTGCGCGCAGTTTGAAGAAGCGCTTAAAACGGTTACCGGTGCCGAGCATGCGATTGCAGTGAGTAACGGCACAGCAGCCTTGCATCTTGCGTGTCTTGCCATGGGGGCAGACTCCAATTTCGTGGGCATAACATCCCCCATCACTTTTGCGGCCTCTGCAAATTGTTTATTGTATGCGGGATCAGAAGTAGTTTTTTGCGATGTTGACCCGATTAACGGGCTCATGGATTTAACATCATTAGCCGACACAGTTGCCAGAATAGATAGCAGAGGAGCCATAATACCCGTAAACATAAACGGTAAGTGTTGTGATTTACCCGAAATTAATAAGATTGCGCTCGAGAAAGGATGGCAGGTCCTGGAAGATGCAGCTCATAGTCTTGGCGGAAGTTATGCTGATACAACCGGCAAACGTTACCAAAGTGGGAGTTGTTCTCATTCAACAGCTTCGATCTTAAGTTTTCACCCAGTAAAACATATTTGCACGGGGGAGGGAGGTGCGGTTTTGACTAATGACAAATCTGTTGCAGAGCATATTCGCTTGCTGCGATCACATGGCATTCATCGCCCTGGGCTACCCGAGCAACCAGCATGGTTTTATGAGCAAATAGAGCTTGGCTGGAATTATCGTTTAACAGAAATGCAAGCTGCTTTGGGCGTTTCTCAGTTAAAGCGATTGCCTCAATTTATTACTCGTAGACGGCAAATCGCTCAGCGTTATTACGAAGAATTGAATAAAGCGCCGTTTGACCACGTTTTTAGCCTCCCTGTAGACGATCCTGGCCACGTTTACCATTTGTTTGCCATTCAGTGCAAAGCATCAACTGTGCGGGACGATCTGCATAGGTTTTTAAAAGAGAAAAATATAATGACGCAGATCCATTATATTCCTGTCTACAAGCACCCCTATTATGAAAGGCGCTTTGGTAAAATTCGTTTACCCGGTGCGGAGGCTTATTTTAAAGGCTGCCTGAGTATTCCCATTTACCCGAAGATGACAGAGGCGGATCAAGACAGAGTCATAGCGGCATTAACAACTTTTTGCACACAAGGATGA
- a CDS encoding lipoyl(octanoyl) transferase, whose amino-acid sequence MSTLCKLAIVDWGNTSYAEAFNRQIQLVEQRLAGVVPDTLVFTEHNPVYTIGKRKDAAQNLLLNNEQLAKQGIEVFQTNRGGDITYHGPGQCVGYPIIDLNSKRDLHRYLRDLEEVIIRTLKRFGLNATRREGKTGIWIEDRKIAAIGVAVKRWVTYHGFALNVNNDLTPFSGIIPCGIPITEGKVTSLKQETSQAHDMEAVKTLLESEFAKTFVD is encoded by the coding sequence ATGAGTACATTATGTAAGTTGGCTATTGTAGACTGGGGTAACACGTCTTACGCTGAGGCTTTTAATCGCCAAATTCAGCTTGTAGAGCAAAGGCTTGCAGGTGTAGTACCCGATACTCTCGTCTTCACAGAACACAATCCGGTCTATACGATTGGCAAACGAAAGGATGCCGCTCAGAATTTGTTATTAAATAACGAACAGCTTGCCAAACAAGGTATCGAGGTTTTCCAAACGAATAGAGGAGGGGATATCACTTACCACGGGCCTGGGCAATGCGTGGGTTACCCGATCATAGACCTGAATAGCAAACGCGACTTGCATAGGTATCTAAGGGACTTGGAAGAAGTCATTATACGAACATTGAAACGTTTTGGATTAAACGCGACTCGCCGAGAGGGAAAGACCGGTATCTGGATAGAGGATCGCAAAATAGCGGCTATCGGCGTTGCGGTGAAACGTTGGGTAACTTATCACGGGTTTGCATTGAATGTGAATAATGATTTAACCCCTTTCTCGGGCATTATTCCCTGTGGAATTCCTATTACAGAGGGGAAAGTCACTTCTTTGAAGCAAGAGACAAGCCAAGCGCACGATATGGAAGCGGTTAAGACGCTCTTGGAAAGTGAGTTTGCTAAAACGTTTGTAGATTAA
- a CDS encoding transketolase: MTIDKTILKKAANEARGLAMDAVAKCKSGHLGLPLGAAEIGSALFSHLLEFNPSDPKWINRDRFVLSAGHGSMFLYSWLHLSGFPVSIEDIEAFRVLNSHTPGHPEYGDTPGVECTTGPLGQGIGNSVGMALASKRAEAMFNTDKHKVFNNHIVTLCGDGCLQEGVANEAIALAGLWGLDNWILIYDSNDVTLDAVAHKTQSGDVVKRFESYGFETHVVDGHDIDAFTRAFQKAKSNKDNRPKIIICKTIIGKGIPEVERTHNAHGEAGVPYVETARKNLGLPEERFFVSDEIKTFFKQRKEERVAAYNEWKVLFEDWQRENPELAKLLKNGVAHKASIDLMKDIPAFAEDKKIATREAGGVALNALAKKDPLIISGSADLHGSTKNYIKEGGEFNKDNHNAQNVLFGIREHAMGAIVNGIGYYGLFRASGATFLVFSDYMRPSIRLAALAKLPIFHIFTHDSVAVGEDGPTHEPVETVSSLRLIPGLDVIRPADPEETAGAFAAAYTHTEGPTALILTRQAVPMLNEASVQDRREGVQKGGYIIRKEKGELGLIIMATGSELQLALKAADEIGDQVRVVSMPCFERFERQTSEYKASILSKSCRNRIAIEAGTTGLWYKYVGLDGRVVGIDRFGLSAPGAIVLNELGINTDSIMKAYQEISSQETVKA, encoded by the coding sequence ATGACTATTGATAAAACCATTCTTAAAAAAGCTGCAAACGAAGCCAGAGGGTTGGCGATGGATGCTGTTGCAAAATGTAAATCCGGTCACTTAGGGTTGCCATTAGGCGCGGCGGAAATCGGATCGGCATTGTTTAGCCATTTACTGGAATTTAATCCGAGCGACCCAAAATGGATCAATCGAGATCGCTTTGTGCTTTCCGCTGGCCATGGGAGTATGTTTCTTTACTCATGGCTGCATTTATCCGGCTTTCCTGTTTCAATTGAAGACATAGAAGCCTTTCGGGTTTTAAATAGCCACACCCCTGGCCACCCTGAGTATGGAGACACCCCGGGTGTAGAGTGTACTACAGGGCCGTTAGGGCAAGGTATTGGAAATTCCGTAGGTATGGCATTAGCGTCTAAGCGAGCTGAAGCTATGTTTAATACCGATAAGCATAAAGTTTTTAATAACCATATAGTAACGCTATGCGGGGATGGTTGCCTACAAGAAGGTGTTGCAAATGAAGCCATTGCTCTGGCTGGCCTTTGGGGTTTAGATAACTGGATTCTGATTTATGACTCAAATGATGTTACGCTTGATGCGGTTGCGCATAAGACTCAGTCCGGTGACGTCGTAAAACGCTTTGAATCTTACGGCTTTGAGACGCATGTGGTAGACGGCCATGATATTGATGCTTTTACCCGAGCCTTTCAAAAGGCGAAGTCTAACAAAGACAATCGTCCGAAGATCATTATCTGTAAAACCATTATTGGTAAAGGGATACCTGAAGTTGAGCGCACGCATAACGCGCACGGCGAGGCCGGTGTGCCTTATGTGGAAACTGCTCGTAAGAATTTGGGATTACCGGAAGAACGGTTTTTTGTTTCAGATGAAATAAAAACGTTTTTCAAACAAAGAAAAGAGGAACGTGTAGCCGCATACAATGAATGGAAAGTCCTTTTCGAAGATTGGCAGCGCGAAAACCCAGAGTTAGCTAAGCTCCTTAAGAACGGAGTTGCCCATAAAGCCTCTATTGATTTGATGAAAGATATCCCGGCGTTTGCTGAGGATAAGAAAATAGCTACTCGGGAAGCCGGTGGTGTTGCGTTAAACGCTTTAGCCAAAAAGGATCCGCTAATCATCAGTGGTAGTGCAGACCTTCATGGTTCTACCAAGAATTATATTAAAGAAGGCGGTGAGTTTAACAAAGATAACCATAATGCCCAGAATGTACTCTTTGGTATACGAGAGCATGCTATGGGTGCGATTGTAAACGGTATAGGTTATTACGGTTTGTTTAGGGCCTCAGGAGCAACATTCTTGGTTTTTTCAGACTATATGCGCCCGTCGATCCGGTTAGCTGCGTTGGCGAAGTTACCTATATTCCATATTTTTACGCACGATTCTGTAGCTGTCGGAGAAGACGGCCCGACACATGAGCCGGTAGAAACGGTAAGCTCCTTGAGGTTGATTCCAGGCCTGGATGTTATAAGACCAGCAGATCCTGAAGAAACTGCAGGTGCTTTTGCAGCAGCTTATACGCATACGGAAGGCCCAACAGCCCTTATTTTAACACGCCAAGCTGTCCCTATGCTCAATGAAGCAAGTGTACAAGATCGCAGAGAAGGCGTTCAAAAAGGTGGCTATATTATTCGTAAAGAAAAAGGCGAGCTTGGGCTCATCATTATGGCAACAGGTAGCGAGCTGCAACTTGCTTTAAAAGCAGCAGACGAGATTGGTGACCAGGTGAGAGTTGTTTCCATGCCCTGTTTTGAACGATTTGAGCGTCAGACAAGCGAATATAAAGCATCTATTTTGTCTAAAAGTTGCCGTAATCGCATTGCGATTGAAGCCGGTACGACAGGCCTTTGGTATAAGTATGTCGGACTGGATGGTAGAGTAGTCGGTATAGACCGATTTGGTTTGAGCGCTCCTGGAGCGATTGTCTTAAACGAATTAGGTATTAATACAGACAGTATCATGAAGGCGTACCAAGAAATTTCTAGCCAGGAAACGGTAAAAGCATAA
- a CDS encoding RNA polymerase sigma-54 factor gives MNSGYNQSQRQTQSQVQYIAPQLRQSLKILQSSALELRKAILEELQTNPTLEELPLEDISLEEKEDASASDEDRLDNDHSSNAEELDFGEDYAILKKMEEDWRDNYSENATLQKYTSEDEKRRQYFFDSLVSETSLQEYLMEQAVLSECNPDVLKALRYLIGSLDDHGFLTTSMDELANASGYPKEDLETGVALLKTFDPMGIGCSSVQDCLIYQLESREDVCPVAIKILKEHYALFLRRRVQELAHKIGVTVQQIEKALEVITSLDPDPGGRFREDTNRSVAPDATIDKQGEDWVVSLNSDYIPRLRINQTYKSLIAKGTLKDKEKEYLRDKIKSSKFLISAIEQRQQTLEKISWEIFNAQLDFFERGIAHLKPLTMHEIADKMGVHETTISRAIANKFIKTPYGVYDMKYFFTSGFTAEDGSTISNTTIKDKIAHIITMEDPVKPYSDQKIVEMLKLENISVARRTVAKYRDELGIAPTSMRRRF, from the coding sequence ATGAATTCGGGGTATAATCAGTCACAAAGACAAACACAATCTCAGGTACAGTATATTGCCCCGCAGTTACGTCAATCCCTTAAAATACTACAATCGTCTGCCCTGGAGCTTCGTAAGGCTATCTTGGAGGAATTGCAGACTAATCCGACTCTTGAAGAGCTTCCGCTAGAAGATATCAGTCTTGAAGAAAAGGAGGATGCTTCAGCTTCTGATGAAGATCGCCTGGATAACGATCATTCTTCAAATGCCGAAGAACTGGATTTTGGGGAAGATTATGCTATCCTCAAAAAAATGGAGGAGGACTGGCGTGATAATTATTCTGAAAATGCCACGCTACAAAAGTATACTTCGGAGGATGAAAAGCGCAGACAGTATTTTTTTGATTCGCTAGTCAGCGAAACCTCCCTTCAAGAATACTTAATGGAGCAAGCGGTATTATCCGAATGTAATCCAGATGTGCTCAAGGCGCTTCGCTATCTCATTGGTAGTTTAGATGATCATGGTTTTCTGACTACTTCGATGGACGAGCTTGCCAATGCTTCCGGTTATCCGAAGGAAGACTTGGAAACGGGTGTGGCTTTGTTAAAAACTTTTGATCCTATGGGTATTGGCTGTTCTTCCGTACAGGATTGCCTCATCTACCAATTAGAATCACGCGAAGATGTTTGCCCTGTTGCCATTAAAATTCTAAAAGAGCACTATGCTTTGTTTTTAAGAAGGAGAGTGCAGGAACTGGCGCACAAGATTGGTGTGACCGTGCAGCAAATCGAGAAAGCACTCGAAGTGATCACCTCATTGGATCCGGATCCAGGTGGACGTTTTCGTGAAGATACAAACCGTTCCGTTGCTCCGGATGCCACGATCGATAAGCAAGGTGAGGACTGGGTTGTATCGCTTAACTCCGATTACATCCCTCGATTAAGGATTAATCAGACATACAAATCGCTCATTGCGAAGGGTACCTTGAAGGACAAGGAAAAGGAATATTTGCGAGATAAAATCAAATCCAGTAAGTTTCTCATCAGCGCCATAGAACAGCGCCAACAAACATTAGAGAAGATTTCTTGGGAAATATTTAACGCGCAGTTAGATTTTTTCGAAAGGGGTATTGCTCACCTCAAGCCGCTGACAATGCATGAGATTGCAGATAAAATGGGGGTTCATGAGACTACCATCAGCCGAGCAATCGCAAACAAATTTATCAAAACACCTTATGGTGTCTACGATATGAAGTATTTTTTCACCTCAGGTTTTACCGCGGAGGATGGTAGTACTATTTCAAACACAACTATTAAGGATAAGATCGCCCACATAATAACGATGGAAGATCCCGTAAAACCCTACAGTGATCAAAAAATTGTGGAAATGCTCAAACTTGAGAACATCAGCGTGGCTCGCAGAACCGTTGCTAAATACAGGGACGAATTGGGGATCGCGCCTACAAGCATGCGCAGACGTTTTTAG